A single region of the Plantactinospora soyae genome encodes:
- a CDS encoding TIM-barrel domain-containing protein, translating to MPYRPPLVPHETFVADPPELPVRAPGEHGLSALTRAEVLSADGQGVTLKAGTSDGGSLAVRITAAGEGVIRVRLSEDPTARGRAARALPLVHPQPYRADVRVETDRVRVDAGAVVAELCLDPWHLRFVDSTGAELVSQSRGEQDISGRLRTLPFGRSLVDGTVAAYHESFITPGDEQFVGLGEKFTPLDKRGQRALMWNFDAFGSESDRSHKNVPLYLSSRGYGVLVDSGMPVEFDICQSTHSCVQILVPDDLIDYYVLAGPTPVEILDRYDRLTSRPALPPKWAFGTWISSGFFRDSQPRVLERAQQIRDRGIPCDVLHLDCYWQVAGAWSDLRWDAEQFPDPTGMLASLAEQGFKVSLWMNPYVMTGSPLFADAAEAGYFLRRTDGSVYVADTWHGSHPAGGIVDFTNPAAVDWFASLLRPLLEQGVSVFKTDFAEGVPADSVAYNGMTGVELHNVYTLLFNDVVSAVTQQVAGHATVWARSSYLGGQRHSAQWSGDGNSTYPAMASTLRGGLSHGLSGVPFWSHDTGGFHGTPSPDLYVRWAQFGALSPLIRFHGTTSRLPWDFPADAERDAVDALRLRYRLMAYLYSAAVVAARTGAPMMRALLVDSPDDPAAWTAELEYRLGPDLLVAPMTNPEGRRHVYLPAGDWVDFWTGEVHTGGRHLLVRRPLHQVPLFVRFGALIPVLPPADRVGDAPFSDVTVLSWGASDASTVVYDVDGDTTIRASRSGNEFRVEADGPLSISGIALARVDGARLPDRLLLSGAETVPVLLDGLPTVRG from the coding sequence ATGCCGTACCGACCGCCCCTGGTCCCGCACGAGACGTTCGTCGCCGACCCGCCCGAGCTACCGGTCCGGGCGCCGGGCGAGCACGGACTCTCCGCGCTGACCCGGGCCGAGGTACTCAGCGCGGACGGCCAGGGCGTGACGCTCAAGGCGGGCACCTCGGACGGTGGCTCGCTCGCGGTCCGGATCACCGCCGCCGGCGAGGGCGTGATCCGGGTACGCCTCAGCGAGGACCCGACGGCCCGGGGCCGCGCCGCTCGCGCCCTGCCCCTGGTGCACCCCCAGCCGTACCGGGCCGACGTGCGGGTGGAGACCGACCGGGTACGCGTCGACGCCGGGGCCGTCGTCGCGGAACTCTGCCTCGACCCCTGGCACCTGCGCTTCGTCGATTCCACCGGGGCCGAACTGGTCAGCCAGAGTCGCGGCGAGCAGGACATCAGCGGACGGCTCCGGACGCTGCCGTTCGGCCGCTCGCTGGTCGACGGCACAGTGGCCGCCTACCACGAAAGTTTCATCACCCCCGGCGACGAGCAGTTCGTCGGCCTCGGCGAGAAGTTCACCCCGCTCGACAAGCGCGGCCAGCGGGCGCTGATGTGGAACTTCGACGCCTTCGGCAGCGAGTCCGACCGCTCGCACAAGAACGTCCCGCTCTACCTGTCCAGCCGGGGCTACGGGGTGCTGGTCGACAGCGGCATGCCGGTCGAGTTCGACATCTGCCAGTCCACCCACAGCTGCGTACAGATCCTGGTGCCGGACGACCTGATCGACTACTACGTACTCGCCGGCCCCACCCCGGTGGAGATCCTGGACCGGTACGACCGGCTGACCAGCCGGCCCGCGTTGCCGCCGAAGTGGGCCTTCGGCACCTGGATCTCGTCCGGGTTCTTCCGGGACAGCCAGCCGCGGGTGCTGGAGCGGGCCCAGCAGATCCGGGACCGGGGCATCCCCTGCGACGTGCTGCACCTCGACTGCTACTGGCAGGTCGCCGGAGCCTGGTCGGACCTGCGCTGGGACGCCGAGCAGTTCCCGGATCCGACCGGCATGCTGGCGTCCCTGGCCGAGCAGGGCTTCAAGGTCAGCCTCTGGATGAACCCGTACGTGATGACCGGCAGCCCGCTCTTCGCCGACGCGGCGGAGGCCGGTTACTTCCTGCGCCGGACGGACGGCTCGGTCTACGTCGCCGACACCTGGCACGGCAGTCATCCGGCCGGCGGAATCGTCGACTTCACCAATCCGGCGGCGGTCGACTGGTTCGCCAGCCTGCTCCGGCCGCTGCTGGAGCAGGGCGTCAGCGTGTTCAAGACCGACTTCGCCGAGGGCGTACCGGCCGACTCCGTGGCGTACAACGGGATGACCGGCGTCGAGCTGCACAACGTCTACACGCTGCTCTTCAACGACGTCGTCTCGGCGGTCACCCAGCAGGTCGCCGGGCATGCCACGGTGTGGGCCCGGTCGTCGTACCTCGGTGGGCAGCGGCACTCGGCGCAGTGGAGCGGGGACGGCAACTCGACGTACCCGGCGATGGCCAGCACGCTGCGCGGTGGGCTGAGCCACGGACTCTCCGGGGTGCCGTTCTGGAGCCACGACACCGGCGGGTTCCACGGCACACCGTCGCCTGACCTCTACGTACGCTGGGCCCAGTTCGGCGCGCTGTCCCCGCTGATCCGGTTCCACGGCACCACCAGCCGGCTGCCCTGGGACTTCCCCGCCGATGCCGAGCGGGACGCGGTGGACGCGCTCCGGCTGCGGTATCGGCTGATGGCGTACCTCTACTCGGCCGCCGTGGTGGCGGCCCGGACCGGTGCGCCGATGATGCGGGCGCTGCTGGTGGACTCCCCCGACGACCCGGCCGCCTGGACGGCGGAACTGGAGTACCGGCTCGGGCCGGACCTGCTGGTGGCCCCGATGACGAACCCGGAGGGGCGCCGGCACGTGTACCTTCCGGCCGGCGACTGGGTCGACTTCTGGACCGGTGAGGTGCACACCGGCGGCCGGCACCTGCTGGTACGGCGACCACTGCACCAGGTCCCGCTCTTCGTCCGGTTCGGCGCGCTGATTCCGGTGCTGCCGCCGGCCGACCGGGTCGGCGACGCGCCCTTCTCCGATGTCACCGTGCTTAGCTGGGGCGCCAGCGACGCGAGCACGGTGGTGTACGACGTCGACGGCGACACGACGATCCGGGCCAGCCGCTCCGGGAACGAGTTCCGGGTCGAGGCCGACGGGCCGCTGTCGATCAGTGGAATCGCCCTCGCCAGGGTGGACGGAGCCCGGCTGCCGGATCGGCTGCTGCTCAGCGGCGCCGAGACGGTGCCGGTGCTCCTGGATGGACTACCCACCGTGCGGGGTTGA
- a CDS encoding MarR family winged helix-turn-helix transcriptional regulator, giving the protein MTAMAPTRTEPDLSFLLDHGSHVLRTRMAAALAEIGLTARMHCVLVHAMEGERTQAQLAEIGDMDKTTMVVTVDALEAAGLAERRPSGRDRRARIIAVTEQGARVAAQSQVIVDRVHEEALATMSPDERAVLLRVMERLVTGYLAAPVETPTPVRRARQRES; this is encoded by the coding sequence ATGACCGCTATGGCGCCGACCCGTACCGAGCCGGATCTGTCGTTCCTGCTGGACCACGGCAGTCATGTGCTGCGGACCCGGATGGCGGCGGCGTTGGCCGAGATCGGGCTCACCGCGCGGATGCACTGCGTGCTGGTGCACGCCATGGAAGGGGAGCGGACCCAGGCCCAGCTCGCCGAGATCGGTGACATGGACAAGACCACGATGGTGGTCACGGTCGACGCGCTGGAGGCGGCCGGGCTGGCCGAGCGGCGGCCGTCCGGCCGGGATCGCCGGGCCCGGATCATCGCCGTGACCGAGCAGGGTGCCCGGGTGGCGGCGCAGAGCCAGGTGATCGTGGACAGGGTGCACGAGGAGGCGTTGGCGACGATGTCCCCGGACGAGCGGGCGGTCCTGCTGCGGGTGATGGAACGCCTGGTGACCGGGTATCTCGCCGCGCCGGTCGAGACGCCCACCCCGGTACGCCGCGCCCGTCAGCGGGAGAGTTAG
- a CDS encoding ABC transporter permease has product MSTREAARAGGAGEDRRRPPGFSGPAGNRTGADALSAASDPDRTGDPPGTPVRHGRGRGRRGKRAPLRARLRRDWPLLLMVTPAALLLLVFHYLPTLGNVVAFQDYNPYAGDTPLAAFTSSPWIGFGQFEALFGDPAFWDALRNTLAITAFQLVFYFPLPVVLAIMLHNILSSRLRGFVQTVVYLPHFFSWVLVVTFFVQMFGGAGLLAQEMRDVGLEPWNIMSNPDTFILLVTAETVWKDVGWGTIVFLAALSMIDQHLYEASAVDGASRWRRLWHVTLPGLRPVIVLLLILRLGDALSVGFEQFMLQRDGVGRQAAEVLDTFVYFNSITTGNYGYGAAAGLFKAMVGLVLILAANRFAHALGERGVYSRS; this is encoded by the coding sequence ATGAGCACTCGTGAGGCGGCCCGGGCGGGTGGTGCCGGTGAGGACCGGCGCCGCCCGCCCGGCTTCTCCGGGCCGGCCGGCAACCGTACCGGCGCCGACGCCCTGAGCGCGGCCAGCGACCCGGACCGCACCGGCGATCCTCCGGGTACGCCGGTCCGGCACGGACGGGGTCGGGGCCGGCGCGGCAAGCGGGCGCCGTTGCGGGCCCGGCTGCGCCGGGACTGGCCACTGCTGTTGATGGTGACCCCGGCCGCCCTGCTGCTGCTGGTCTTCCACTACCTGCCGACCCTGGGCAACGTGGTCGCGTTCCAGGACTACAACCCGTACGCCGGGGACACGCCGCTGGCGGCGTTCACGTCCAGTCCGTGGATCGGGTTCGGCCAGTTCGAGGCGCTCTTCGGTGACCCGGCGTTCTGGGACGCGCTGCGGAACACCCTGGCGATCACGGCGTTCCAGCTCGTCTTCTACTTCCCGTTGCCGGTCGTGCTGGCGATCATGCTGCACAACATCCTCTCCTCGAGGCTGCGTGGCTTCGTGCAGACCGTGGTCTACCTGCCGCACTTCTTCAGCTGGGTGCTGGTGGTGACGTTCTTCGTCCAGATGTTCGGCGGGGCGGGGCTGCTCGCCCAGGAGATGCGCGACGTCGGGCTCGAACCGTGGAACATCATGTCCAACCCGGACACCTTCATCCTGCTGGTCACCGCCGAGACCGTCTGGAAGGACGTGGGCTGGGGCACGATCGTCTTCCTCGCCGCGCTGTCCATGATCGACCAACATCTATACGAGGCGTCGGCGGTGGACGGGGCGAGCCGCTGGCGGCGGCTCTGGCACGTGACCCTGCCCGGCCTGCGGCCGGTGATCGTGTTGCTGTTGATCCTGCGGCTGGGTGACGCGCTCTCGGTCGGCTTCGAGCAGTTCATGCTGCAACGGGACGGCGTGGGGCGGCAGGCCGCCGAGGTGCTGGACACCTTCGTCTACTTCAACTCCATCACGACCGGAAACTACGGGTACGGAGCGGCGGCCGGCCTGTTCAAGGCGATGGTCGGACTGGTGCTGATCCTGGCCGCCAACCGGTTCGCCCACGCCCTCGGCGAGCGGGGAGTGTATTCGCGATCATGA
- a CDS encoding glycosyl hydrolase family 95 catalytic domain-containing protein — MDLPVNGLVSTTVTDDWEHALVTGNGRQGALCYGGPAGIRITVSHERLFLPLGPPLDPPPTARILAELRAQLAAGRYQEAADRVATFAAEVEPGYATTRWVDPLVGAATLFCTPTTGTSTAGIPPLPNPADGYRRRTDFATGVVTQSWRGVDGETGVDGETEVAAFVSRAHDVLVVRLTGPTRWRMRLGPIGGEPPVPVEVRITADGLGLRAHFPTAGTGQATGYTVRTRLVDDTLLLLRTTVDGVPSPGPELAELPADFDTLLAAHARRHGDLVGRVRLDLGGTRAGRAADTEDLLAAAPGTALVERLFAAGRYATVSACGGLPPTLQGVWSGTYRPAWSSGYTLNGNLPAALAALSVTGTPELMTPLFDLLDSVTDDLRDNARRLYGAGGVLTPTHLTSHGRQNHFGPVWCQTFWTAGAAWLSRLYYDHWCYTGDDRFLRDRALPFLRRAAEFYLDFVTTGPDGDGPARFAPSYSPENAPANTGSQAGVDATADVAAVGDLLRNLSAATAALRTAETAETGVEPTGEGVEPTEERCRALLAALPGYRIAPTGELAEWIAPELSDNHAHRHASHLYPLWYEPDPTITADPRLRRAAALAIRRRLAWWQGAESDEMGYGLAQLGLAAAGLGLAEEAYQTLLLMAGRYWRPNLVSTHNRNAIFNVDLCGGLPAVVAAMLLRSTLGPVRAGAGAPPSRLDLLPALPRAWRRGSVTGLLARGPVTVARLAWTPTDVEADLVSPVDRSVTVGLPVGGPVHVELVAGRSYRLRFRR; from the coding sequence GTGGATCTCCCTGTCAACGGACTCGTCTCGACCACCGTGACCGACGACTGGGAACACGCGCTGGTCACCGGCAACGGCCGGCAGGGCGCCCTCTGCTACGGCGGCCCGGCGGGAATCCGGATCACCGTCTCGCACGAGCGGCTGTTCCTGCCGCTGGGTCCGCCGCTCGACCCGCCACCCACCGCCCGGATCCTCGCCGAGCTACGGGCGCAACTCGCCGCCGGGCGCTACCAGGAGGCCGCCGACCGGGTGGCGACGTTCGCCGCCGAGGTGGAACCCGGGTACGCGACCACCCGCTGGGTCGACCCGCTGGTCGGCGCCGCCACCCTGTTCTGCACACCGACGACCGGCACATCCACGGCCGGCATCCCACCGCTGCCGAACCCGGCCGACGGCTATCGAAGGCGTACCGACTTCGCCACCGGGGTGGTCACCCAGTCCTGGCGGGGCGTCGACGGCGAGACCGGTGTCGACGGCGAGACCGAGGTGGCCGCGTTCGTCTCCCGGGCACACGACGTGCTGGTGGTCCGGTTGACCGGTCCGACCCGGTGGCGGATGAGGCTCGGCCCGATCGGGGGCGAGCCGCCGGTGCCGGTCGAGGTGCGGATCACCGCCGACGGGCTCGGCCTGCGCGCCCACTTCCCGACCGCCGGCACCGGGCAGGCCACCGGCTACACGGTACGGACCAGGCTGGTCGACGACACGCTCCTGCTGCTGCGTACCACGGTGGACGGCGTACCCTCGCCCGGTCCGGAACTGGCGGAACTGCCGGCGGACTTCGACACGCTGCTGGCCGCGCACGCCCGGCGGCACGGCGACCTGGTCGGCCGGGTCCGGCTGGACCTGGGTGGAACACGGGCCGGCCGGGCGGCCGACACCGAGGACCTGCTCGCCGCGGCACCGGGCACGGCGCTCGTGGAACGACTCTTCGCGGCCGGCCGGTACGCGACCGTCTCCGCCTGCGGCGGCCTGCCGCCGACCCTCCAGGGCGTCTGGAGCGGGACCTACCGACCCGCGTGGAGCAGTGGGTACACCCTGAACGGCAACCTGCCGGCCGCACTGGCCGCGCTGTCGGTCACCGGTACGCCGGAACTGATGACCCCGCTGTTCGACCTGCTCGACTCGGTCACCGACGACCTGCGGGACAACGCCCGCCGGCTGTACGGCGCGGGCGGCGTGCTGACGCCGACCCATCTGACCAGCCACGGCCGGCAGAACCACTTCGGGCCGGTCTGGTGCCAGACGTTCTGGACCGCCGGGGCGGCCTGGTTGTCCCGGCTCTACTACGACCACTGGTGTTACACCGGCGACGACCGCTTCCTGCGGGACCGGGCTCTTCCGTTCCTGCGTCGGGCCGCCGAGTTCTATCTGGACTTCGTCACCACCGGCCCGGACGGGGACGGCCCGGCCCGGTTCGCGCCGTCGTACTCGCCGGAGAACGCGCCGGCCAACACCGGCTCGCAGGCCGGCGTCGATGCCACCGCCGACGTCGCCGCCGTCGGTGACCTGCTGCGCAACCTCTCGGCCGCCACCGCGGCACTCCGCACCGCCGAGACCGCGGAGACGGGCGTCGAACCGACCGGGGAGGGCGTCGAACCGACCGAGGAGCGTTGCCGGGCGCTGCTGGCGGCGCTGCCCGGGTACCGGATCGCCCCGACCGGCGAACTCGCCGAGTGGATCGCACCGGAGCTGTCGGACAACCATGCGCACCGGCACGCCTCGCACCTCTATCCACTCTGGTACGAGCCGGACCCGACGATCACCGCCGATCCCCGGCTGCGCCGGGCCGCCGCCCTGGCGATCCGCCGCCGGCTGGCCTGGTGGCAGGGCGCGGAGTCCGACGAGATGGGGTACGGGCTGGCGCAGCTCGGGCTGGCCGCCGCCGGGCTCGGGCTGGCCGAGGAGGCGTACCAGACCCTGCTGCTGATGGCCGGTCGCTACTGGCGCCCCAACCTGGTCTCCACGCACAACCGGAACGCGATCTTCAACGTGGACCTCTGCGGCGGACTGCCGGCGGTGGTCGCGGCCATGCTGCTGCGGAGCACCCTCGGTCCCGTCCGGGCCGGCGCCGGGGCACCGCCGAGCCGGCTGGACCTGTTGCCCGCGCTTCCCCGGGCCTGGCGGCGGGGCAGCGTCACCGGGCTGCTGGCCCGGGGACCGGTGACGGTGGCCCGGCTGGCCTGGACACCGACGGATGTCGAGGCGGATCTGGTCTCCCCGGTGGACCGGTCGGTGACGGTGGGGCTGCCGGTCGGCGGGCCGGTCCACGTCGAGTTGGTGGCCGGGCGCTCGTATCGACTCCGCTTCCGCCGTTGA
- a CDS encoding extracellular solute-binding protein: MEPSGPGGATNRRNFLSLVGLGAAATAGGGLLAGCGGEVGPTSNAQDLDKLAGLLPNHKELALDIPKPSITGVRPVPDGYTEFPTSLVDAIADKPATSGQKITAMTPAWGPAPPGVGQSAYLAAVNAELGVEVNFSVQDGLLYANKLNAMLGARDVPDLLCVPEWEVSKLPRFSDAVAVLFEDLTDYLKGPAVDAYPMLATFPSGAWRNSFWNERLMAVPNPTDGPFPWALLYRKDLLDAAGLTYPKTIDELFEVGKAVTNPGKGVWAFNEIFAVVQMFYKAPGTDDGWRLKPDGTPEFKYETPEFRQAVEFMVKVFQAGLVHPDLVATKGADAKQLMAGGKIVFMQDGPGAWQGLQAEHQKTTPGFNVQAVPIFSATGGDPLVWGDDDPISFTFIKKGLGKARVEELLRVINWCSAPFGTKEFDLREYGVEGKHHTRTATGPVKTDLGFKEIQNQYFFISGRNPVLQPFPQTPNFVRDALTYSNDMVKFMEKDPWAGLKLEMPARFKASLTPTDEKIIDVMRGRRPLTDLDTIISEWRSGGGDEARDFRAKALADAGR; the protein is encoded by the coding sequence GTGGAACCATCCGGCCCGGGCGGCGCCACCAACCGTAGAAACTTCCTGAGCCTGGTGGGCCTCGGTGCCGCGGCGACCGCCGGCGGCGGCCTGCTCGCCGGCTGCGGCGGCGAGGTGGGCCCCACCAGCAACGCGCAGGACCTGGACAAGCTCGCCGGCCTGCTGCCCAACCACAAGGAACTGGCGCTGGACATTCCGAAGCCGAGCATCACCGGTGTCCGGCCGGTGCCTGACGGCTACACGGAGTTCCCGACCAGCCTGGTCGACGCCATCGCCGACAAGCCCGCGACCAGCGGCCAGAAGATCACCGCGATGACCCCGGCCTGGGGGCCGGCCCCGCCCGGCGTGGGACAGAGCGCCTATCTGGCGGCGGTGAACGCGGAACTCGGCGTCGAGGTCAACTTCAGCGTCCAGGACGGCCTCCTCTACGCCAACAAGCTCAACGCGATGCTCGGGGCGCGGGACGTACCGGACCTGCTCTGCGTACCCGAGTGGGAGGTGTCGAAGCTGCCGCGCTTCTCCGACGCGGTCGCCGTACTCTTCGAGGACCTCACCGACTATCTCAAGGGCCCCGCGGTCGACGCGTACCCGATGCTGGCCACCTTCCCGTCCGGGGCCTGGCGGAACTCGTTCTGGAACGAGCGGCTGATGGCCGTCCCGAACCCGACCGACGGTCCCTTCCCGTGGGCGCTCCTCTACCGCAAGGACCTGCTCGACGCCGCCGGGCTGACCTATCCGAAGACCATCGACGAGCTTTTCGAGGTCGGCAAGGCGGTGACCAACCCCGGCAAGGGGGTCTGGGCCTTCAACGAGATCTTCGCGGTGGTCCAGATGTTCTACAAGGCACCGGGTACCGACGACGGCTGGCGGCTCAAGCCGGACGGCACCCCGGAGTTCAAGTACGAGACGCCGGAGTTCCGGCAGGCCGTCGAGTTCATGGTGAAGGTCTTCCAGGCCGGCCTGGTCCATCCCGACCTGGTGGCGACCAAGGGCGCCGACGCCAAGCAGCTGATGGCCGGCGGCAAGATCGTCTTCATGCAGGACGGTCCCGGCGCCTGGCAGGGCCTGCAGGCCGAGCACCAGAAGACCACCCCCGGCTTCAACGTGCAGGCGGTGCCGATCTTCTCGGCGACCGGCGGTGACCCGCTGGTCTGGGGCGACGACGACCCGATCTCGTTCACCTTCATCAAGAAGGGGCTCGGCAAGGCCCGGGTCGAGGAGCTGCTGCGGGTGATCAACTGGTGCTCCGCGCCGTTCGGCACGAAGGAGTTCGACCTGCGCGAGTACGGGGTCGAGGGCAAGCACCACACCCGGACGGCCACCGGGCCGGTCAAGACCGACCTCGGCTTCAAGGAGATCCAGAACCAGTACTTCTTCATCAGCGGGCGGAACCCGGTGCTCCAGCCGTTCCCACAGACGCCGAACTTCGTCCGGGACGCGCTCACCTACTCCAACGACATGGTGAAGTTCATGGAGAAGGACCCGTGGGCGGGGCTCAAGCTGGAGATGCCGGCCCGGTTCAAGGCCAGCCTGACCCCGACCGACGAGAAGATCATCGACGTCATGCGGGGGCGCCGCCCGTTGACCGATCTCGACACGATCATCTCGGAGTGGCGCAGCGGCGGTGGTGACGAGGCTCGCGACTTCCGTGCCAAGGCACTGGCCGACGCCGGACGATGA
- a CDS encoding carbohydrate ABC transporter permease: protein MSVIDPVRKVGPDLRRRPSSRPAWEEKPSVAGQVTRGAVLTGVVLAVLIPLWVVLVTSLASRETINEVGGLVLVPREIDFSAYVTIFSGGLVARALWISTIITVLGTAVSLTLTVLAAYGLSRPGSVAHRGLLFYFLLTFLIYPGMVPSYLVVTGLGLKNSIWALILPTAISVFNLVVIRAFFQNIPAELLDSARIDGAGEFRILARIVLPLSRAVIAVVGLFYAVGYWNVWFNALLYIDDNSKFPIQRILQSFILAGQSPNTSGMAVGVSMPPTLAIKMAVVIVTVSPIVLVYPFVQRHFVKGVIIGAVKG, encoded by the coding sequence ATGAGTGTGATTGATCCTGTACGGAAGGTCGGTCCGGACCTGCGCCGACGGCCGAGCAGCCGACCGGCCTGGGAGGAGAAGCCGAGCGTGGCCGGCCAGGTCACTCGGGGCGCCGTCCTCACCGGAGTGGTTCTGGCGGTGCTGATTCCGCTCTGGGTGGTCCTGGTGACCAGTCTGGCGTCCAGGGAGACCATCAACGAGGTCGGTGGTCTGGTCCTGGTGCCGAGGGAGATCGACTTCTCGGCGTACGTGACGATCTTCTCCGGTGGTCTGGTCGCCCGGGCGCTCTGGATCAGTACGATAATCACCGTACTGGGTACGGCGGTGAGCCTGACCCTGACCGTGCTGGCCGCGTACGGGTTGTCCCGCCCCGGCTCGGTGGCGCACCGGGGTCTGCTCTTCTACTTCCTGCTGACCTTCCTGATCTATCCCGGCATGGTGCCCAGCTATCTCGTGGTCACCGGGCTCGGGCTGAAGAACAGCATCTGGGCGCTGATCCTGCCGACCGCGATCAGTGTCTTCAACCTGGTGGTGATCCGGGCCTTCTTCCAGAACATTCCGGCGGAGCTGCTGGACAGTGCCCGGATCGACGGTGCCGGCGAGTTCCGGATCCTGGCCCGGATCGTGCTGCCGTTGTCCCGCGCGGTGATCGCCGTGGTCGGCCTGTTCTACGCGGTCGGCTACTGGAACGTCTGGTTCAACGCGCTGCTGTACATCGACGACAACTCGAAGTTCCCGATCCAGCGGATCTTGCAGAGTTTCATTCTCGCCGGCCAGTCCCCGAACACCTCGGGGATGGCGGTGGGCGTCTCGATGCCCCCGACGCTGGCGATCAAGATGGCGGTGGTCATCGTCACGGTCTCGCCGATCGTGCTGGTCTACCCCTTCGTGCAGCGCCACTTCGTCAAGGGCGTGATCATCGGCGCGGTCAAGGGCTGA
- a CDS encoding DHA2 family efflux MFS transporter permease subunit produces MSATSGSSVPRSRWVALGVIASAMLMTILDGSIVTVAMPAIQRDLGFSSAGLSWVVNAYLIAFGSLLLLAGRLGDLLGRKRMFLAGTALFTAASLLAGVAGSPAVLIVARFLQGVGSAAATAVSLGILVTLFVDRRERGTAIAVFSFTGAVGATLGSVLGGLLTDALDWHWIFFINLPIGLAALVVARPVLPRDRGLGLGAGADVLGALLVTAGLMLGIHTVVSIGSRGATSGATLGYGALAVILLVAFVARQATAANPLLPLRIFRSRSVAGANLVQILMVAACFAFQILVALYLQNVLGYGAAKTGLAMLPAAAVIGAVSLGVSARLNARFGERTVLLAGLVLLVGVLGLLVRIPVEANYVVDLLPVMLLTAGFGLALPALTALGMSGAREDDAGLASGLFNTTQQLGMALGVAVLATLAASRTGDLLAAGQTEAAALTGGYRLAFAVATGLVVAALVVALTVLRRPQGRPDAGPVERDRVAVASPAA; encoded by the coding sequence ATGTCCGCTACATCCGGTTCGTCCGTGCCGCGCTCCCGCTGGGTCGCCCTCGGGGTGATCGCCTCGGCGATGTTGATGACCATCCTCGACGGCAGCATCGTGACCGTGGCGATGCCGGCCATCCAGCGCGATCTCGGCTTCTCCTCCGCCGGCCTGAGCTGGGTCGTCAACGCCTACCTCATCGCCTTCGGTAGCCTGCTGCTGCTGGCCGGACGCCTCGGCGACCTGCTCGGCCGCAAGCGGATGTTCCTGGCCGGCACCGCGCTGTTCACCGCCGCCTCACTCCTGGCCGGCGTGGCCGGCTCCCCGGCGGTACTGATCGTCGCCCGGTTCCTCCAGGGCGTCGGCAGCGCGGCGGCGACCGCCGTCAGCCTCGGCATCCTGGTGACGCTCTTCGTCGACCGCAGGGAACGGGGTACGGCGATCGCCGTCTTCAGCTTCACCGGCGCCGTCGGCGCGACACTCGGTTCCGTACTCGGTGGGCTCCTCACCGACGCGCTCGACTGGCACTGGATCTTCTTCATCAACCTGCCGATCGGGCTCGCCGCGCTCGTGGTCGCCCGTCCCGTGCTGCCGAGGGACCGGGGGCTCGGCCTCGGGGCCGGTGCCGACGTACTCGGTGCGCTGCTGGTCACCGCCGGCCTGATGCTGGGCATCCACACCGTCGTCAGCATCGGGTCGCGCGGCGCGACCTCGGGCGCCACCCTCGGGTACGGCGCGCTGGCCGTGATCCTGCTCGTCGCCTTCGTCGCCCGGCAGGCCACCGCGGCGAACCCGCTCCTGCCGCTACGGATCTTCCGGTCCCGCAGCGTCGCCGGGGCCAACCTGGTGCAGATCCTGATGGTCGCGGCCTGCTTCGCGTTCCAGATTCTGGTCGCGCTCTACCTGCAGAACGTGCTCGGCTACGGCGCCGCCAAGACCGGACTGGCGATGCTGCCCGCGGCCGCGGTGATCGGGGCGGTGTCGCTCGGCGTCTCGGCCCGGCTCAACGCCCGGTTCGGCGAACGCACCGTCCTGCTGGCCGGGCTGGTGCTCCTGGTCGGGGTGCTCGGACTGCTGGTGCGGATTCCGGTGGAGGCGAACTACGTCGTCGACCTGCTTCCGGTCATGCTGCTGACCGCCGGCTTCGGCCTCGCCCTTCCGGCGCTGACCGCCCTCGGGATGTCCGGCGCCCGCGAGGACGACGCCGGACTCGCCTCCGGATTGTTCAACACGACCCAGCAACTCGGCATGGCCCTCGGCGTCGCGGTGCTCGCCACGCTCGCGGCGTCCCGGACCGGGGACCTGCTCGCGGCCGGCCAGACCGAGGCGGCGGCGCTGACCGGCGGCTACCGGCTCGCCTTCGCGGTCGCCACCGGGCTGGTCGTCGCCGCCCTCGTCGTCGCGCTCACCGTGCTGCGCCGGCCGCAGGGCCGGCCCGACGCCGGACCGGTGGAGCGCGACCGGGTCGCCGTGGCGTCGCCGGCCGCCTGA